A single window of Vicinamibacterales bacterium DNA harbors:
- a CDS encoding globin family protein: MITATEKALVQNSFAAVATIADDAAVIFYQRLFELDPSLRPMFRGDMAEQRKKLMQMITAAVKGLDRLEQLVPVVQDLGRRHVRYGVRDAHYETVGAALLWTLEAGLGKAFTPEVKAAWTAVYGLLATTMKDAAREALAA; this comes from the coding sequence ATGATCACAGCGACCGAGAAAGCCCTCGTGCAGAACAGTTTCGCCGCCGTGGCGACCATCGCCGACGACGCGGCGGTGATCTTCTACCAGCGGCTGTTCGAGCTCGATCCGTCGCTGCGGCCGATGTTCCGCGGGGACATGGCCGAGCAGCGGAAGAAGCTGATGCAGATGATCACGGCGGCGGTGAAGGGGCTCGATCGGCTGGAGCAGCTCGTGCCCGTCGTCCAGGACCTCGGGCGGCGGCACGTGCGCTACGGGGTGCGCGACGCGCATTACGAGACGGTGGGCGCGGCGCTGCTGTGGACGCTCGAAGCGGGGCTCGGCAAGGCGTTCACCCCGGAGGTGAAGGCGGCGTGGACCGCGGTCTACGGGCTGCTCGCCACGACGATGAAGGATGCGGCCCGCGAGGCGCTGGCGGCCTGA